One genomic region from Lycorma delicatula isolate Av1 chromosome 1, ASM4794821v1, whole genome shotgun sequence encodes:
- the crok gene encoding crooked isoform X3 — protein MYRRTSRFNSIKCWVCRSDSDPKCADPFDNTTVPITDCKQEADLPHVPNVRPTMCRKIRQKVNGEWRYFRSCAYLGEPGIEGDERFCLMRTGSYNIFMEYCTCISKDGCNTAALTSCSIILIVVTAVFPILFFRLRDNNKKKMLKSQNIIYLF, from the exons ATGTATCGCCGTACATCAAGGT TTAACAGCATTAAATGCTGGGTATGCCGATCAGATTCTGATCCTAAGTGTGCTGATCCATTTGACAATACTACTGTACCTATAACAGATTGTAAACAAGAAGCAGATCTTCCCCATGTTCCAAATGTTCGACCTACAATGTGTCGCAAGATTCGTCAAAAAg tgAATGGTGAATGGCGATATTTCCGAAGCTGTGCATACTTAGGAGAACCAGGTATTGAAGGTGATGAAAGATTCTGTTTGATGCGTACTGGTTCTTATAACATATTTATGGAGTATTGTACCTGTATCAGTAAGGATGGTTGTAATACAGCTGCACTTACAAGTTGTTCAATCATTTTAATTGTTGTTACAGCAgtttttccaatattattttttag ATTGAgggataataataaaaagaaaatgttaaaaagccaaaatataatttatttattttaa